A window of the Cannabis sativa cultivar Pink pepper isolate KNU-18-1 chromosome X, ASM2916894v1, whole genome shotgun sequence genome harbors these coding sequences:
- the LOC115710731 gene encoding uncharacterized protein LOC115710731, whose product MNRKSKLSSFGVGGASGSGSVDGNNNNSLGNRKDPAWKHGVEVDTSGGNAENKKNYIYMECKYCRKLITGGVARLKQHLAHTRKGVAPCKEVPEEVKNEFVELLKQKTLEKRVAQMKFEEMVESGSYYTKTSAPVSARGVRGPIDRFVCDGIDRTAAENIHITSKNEKEMRDNVCMDIGRCFYENALPFHLAKSPSFINMCRSIGNYGRGLKPPSMYELRTWILKEEIKTTDTIVEDIKKTWPSTGVSIMSDGWSDGRNRSILNILINNPKGTVFLKSIDASSFSKNAEKLFKMLDDVIEEIGEHLVVQVVTDNASAYKAAGTLLMEKRKHLYWTPCAAHCIDLMLERIGELPQHASALSKAKKLSKYIYNHQLVLDMMRKFAKRDIVRPAATRFATAFLTLQSIYQVRQPLEAMFTSEEWIECPWAAKPDGKEARKTVLKDKNFWPSVIYAIRTTSPLVEVLRLVDGDKEPAMGFLYNAMDKAKEKIANNLGGEEKDYKEIWEIIDEKWEFQLHRHLHAAAYYLNPRCHYAEDFSNHPEVKLGLFHCMDRLIPDPKEREKADLQCSIFHNKEGFFGFTQAKQTFEKRSPVDWWTQYGDGTPELQKFAIKVLGLTCSASGCERNWSTFNQVHTKKKKEID is encoded by the exons ATGAAtagaaaatcaaaattgagtagCTTTGGTGTTGGAGGAGCTAGTGGCAGCGGTAGTGTTGatggtaataataataatagtcttGGAAATAGAAAAGATCCGGCTTGGAAGCATGGTGTTGAAGTTGATACTTCGGGTGGAAATGCTGAAaacaagaaaaattatatttacatgGAGTGTAAATACTGTAGAAAGCTTATTACGGGTGGTGTTGCAAGGTTGAAACAACACCTTGCTCACACTAGGAAAGGTGTTGCACCATGTAAGGAGGTTCCCGAAGAAGTTAAGAATGAATTTGTGGAGCTCTTGAAACAAAAAACATTAGAAAAGCGTGTGGCTCAAATGAAATTCGAAGAGATGGTTGAGTCGGGATCTTATTACACTAAGACTAGTGCTCCCGTGTCTGCTAGAGGTGTAAGAGGACCAATTGATAGGTTTGTGTGTGATGGTATTGATAGGACAGCCGCTGAAAATATCCATATAACTTCCAAAAATGAGAAAGAAATGCGTGATAATGTTTGCATGGACATTGGGAGGTGTTTCTATGAGAATGCTTTGCCTTTTCATTTGGCTAAGAGTCCTTCCTTTATCAATATGTGTCGCTCGATTGGAAATTATGGTAGGGGATTGAAACCTCCTAGTATGTATGAGCTTAGGACTTGGATATTGAAGGAGGAGATAAAGACTACCGACACTATAGTTGAGGATATTAAAAAGACATGGCCATCAACGGGAGTTTCAATAATGTCTGATGGATGGTCCGACGGTAGAAATCGAAGCATACTTAACATCTTGATCAACAATCCTAAGGGCACTGTGTTTTTGAAAAGTATTGATGCCTCCTCATTTAGTAAAAATGCAGAAAAGTTGTTTAAAATGTTGGATGACGTTATTGAAGAAATTGGAGAGCATCTTGTTGTTCAAGTGGTTACTGATAATGCTAGTGCCTACAAAGCGGCGGGTACATTATTGATGGAGAAAAGAAAGCATCTCTATTGGACTCCATGTGCTGCACACTGTATTGATTTGATGCTTGAAAGAATTGGAGAGTTGCCACAACATGCATCTGCTTTGAGTAAAGCAAAAAAATTGAGcaagtatatttacaatcaTCAATTGGTCCTAGACATGATGAGAAAATTTGCCAAAAGAGACATTGTAAGACCTGCTGCCACTAGATTTGCAACTGCATTTCTTACACTACAAAGCATTTATCAAGTGAGACAACCTTTGGAGGCTATGTTTACTTCTGAAGAGTGGATAGAGTGTCCTTGGGCAGCTAAACCAGATGGAAAAGAAGCAAGAAAAACAGTTTTGAAGGACAAGAACTTTTGGCCAAGTGTGATTTATGCTATTAGGACCACAAGTCCTTTAGTTGAAGTGCTAAGGTTAGTTGATGGTGATAAGGAACCGGCTATGGGATTTCTCTATAATGCAATGGATAAGGCGAAGGAAAAGATAGCAAATAATTTGGGTGGAGAAGAAAAAGATTACAAGGAGATATGGGAAATCATTGATGAGAAATGGGAATTTCAATTACATCGACATTTGCATGCTGCTGCCTACTATTTGAATCCCCGCTGTCATTATGCAGAAGATTTTTCCAACCATCCAGAGGTCAAGTTGGGTTTGTTTCATTGTATGGACAGACTTATCCCAGATcccaaagaaagagaaaaagctGACCTTCAATGTAGCATTTTTCACAACAAGGAAGGCTTCTTTGGATTTACCCAAGCTAAACAGACATTTGAAAAACGATCACCAG TGGATTGGTGGACTCAATATGGAGATGGCACGCCAGAGTTACAAAAATTTGCCATCAAAGTATTAGGTCTTACTTGCTCGGCATCAGGATGCGAGCGAAATTGGAGCACTTTCAATCAAgttcatacaaaaaaaaaaaaagaaatcgaTTGA